Below is a genomic region from Tepidiforma bonchosmolovskayae.
CCAGTTCCGCCGCCCCGCCGCCTTGTGGTGCGAAATGTGCAGCCCGACGCCGGCCTCCCGCGCGATGCTGATCGCCTCGTCGACCGCCTCCAGCAGACGGTCGCCCTCGTTCCGCATATGCGTTACGTAGAGCCCGCCGTACGGCGCCGCCTCCGCGGCGAGCGCAACCACCTCCTCCGTTGCTGCATATCTCCCCGGTTCGTAAATCAGCCCGGTCGAAAAGCCGGCCGCCCCCTGCTCCATCGCCCGGGCGACGTGTCCCCGCATCTCGGCCAGCTCATCCGCCGTCGGGGCGCGGCGCTCCATCCCGAGGACGTGCGCCCGCACCCGGTTGTGCCCGACCAGCATCAGGTTGTTGATCGCCGGCCGCTTCGCCATGCACGCGGCGAAGTAGCTCTCGAGGTCCGTCCAGCTCGACCCCGGCCCCGAAATGTCGCCCGGCATGTACTCCCGGCCCGGCTCGTTCGGCACGGTGCTGAAGCCGCAGTTGCCGCTGACGTCGGTAGTCACGCCCTGCGCCAGCTTGAAGGCCATATCCGGGTGCCGGAGAAATGCACCGTCGTCGTGCGAGTGCGTGTCGATGAAGCCAGGGCAGAGCACCAGTCCCCGTGCGTCGACCTCGCGTGCCCCGGCGGGAGCGCTCCCCACCGCGCTGATGCGGTCGCCCTCCACGGCGACATCGGCGACGAAGCCCGGCGCACCGCTTCCGTCGACGACCGTCGCCTCCCGGAACACCAGCCCGGCCATGGGCCGCATTCTGCCCCTCCCCGCGCACCCTGTCGACAGCGCGCCGCGGCGCAATCCTGTACCGTGGAGCCATGCCGAATCGCCTCGCAAACGAAAGCAGCCCCTACCTCCGTCAGCACGCCGAGAACCCCGTCGATTGGT
It encodes:
- a CDS encoding N-acyl-D-amino-acid deacylase family protein yields the protein MAGLVFREATVVDGSGAPGFVADVAVEGDRISAVGSAPAGAREVDARGLVLCPGFIDTHSHDDGAFLRHPDMAFKLAQGVTTDVSGNCGFSTVPNEPGREYMPGDISGPGSSWTDLESYFAACMAKRPAINNLMLVGHNRVRAHVLGMERRAPTADELAEMRGHVARAMEQGAAGFSTGLIYEPGRYAATEEVVALAAEAAPYGGLYVTHMRNEGDRLLEAVDEAISIAREAGVGLHISHHKAAGRRNWGRVAASLAKADAAHASGTSVTLDVYPYTAGSGPMWQYVNLSAIDREWAGGVMIATCPDYPEFEGRMVPEIAAGRGWTVEEAVREMLTSPRGREVICIHFIIDEADIETNLRHPRVFIGSDGIPVLKGNPHPRLFGTMPRVLARYVRERGVLPLEEAIRKMTSAPCERFGIAGRGRVAEGWFADLVLFDPATIEDRATYAEPKQEPRGIRMVVVNGQVAYEDGVHTGAGAGRMLRYRREA